A section of the Spirosoma pollinicola genome encodes:
- the kynU gene encoding kynureninase: protein MTYENSLSFAQQLDQIDPLRSFRDRFHIPQRNGHDLIYLCGNSLGLQPKTARAALEKELTTWQNLGVEGWFDVTEAAEQPWLGYHATCKEALAQIVGSEPAEVCPMNALTVNLHLLLASFYKPDSPSLGESTPGTKKYKILTIKGDFPSDQYALETQVKLHGYRAADAIIEIAPRPDDGLIHTTDIQLAIAEHVDSLAVIWMSGLNYYTGQVYNMAAIAETARKYRIPIGFDLAHAIGNVPLRLHEWGVDFATWCSYKYLNGGPGAVSGVFVHQKHHDQLLPRLAGWWGYREDKRFDMAPGFLPAPGADGWQVSTPNILALSLHRAAIAITAEAGIVAIRQKSEKLTGFLEFVLSPFHDIQILTPDDPNQRGCQLSLIVRKNGKALFNYLAEQGIIGDWREPDCIRLAPTPLYNTFEEVWRVGEVIGKF from the coding sequence ATGACCTACGAAAACTCCCTTTCTTTTGCTCAACAACTCGATCAAATCGATCCACTTCGGTCGTTTCGAGATCGCTTTCATATTCCCCAACGCAATGGCCACGACCTGATTTACCTGTGTGGAAATTCACTTGGTTTACAACCCAAAACAGCTCGGGCAGCTCTGGAAAAGGAGCTTACTACATGGCAGAATCTGGGCGTCGAAGGCTGGTTTGACGTGACCGAAGCCGCCGAACAGCCCTGGCTTGGCTATCATGCAACCTGCAAAGAAGCACTGGCGCAGATTGTTGGTTCCGAACCGGCAGAAGTGTGCCCAATGAATGCGCTGACAGTTAATCTTCATTTACTACTGGCATCCTTTTATAAGCCCGACTCGCCTTCATTGGGCGAATCCACGCCGGGCACAAAAAAATATAAGATTCTAACCATAAAAGGCGACTTTCCATCGGATCAATACGCACTGGAAACGCAAGTAAAACTACATGGCTATCGTGCCGCTGATGCCATCATCGAAATTGCACCCCGACCAGATGATGGGTTGATTCACACGACTGATATACAGTTAGCCATTGCCGAACATGTCGATTCGCTGGCCGTAATCTGGATGAGTGGGCTCAACTATTACACCGGTCAGGTTTATAACATGGCCGCAATTGCCGAAACCGCCAGAAAATACCGTATCCCTATTGGTTTCGACCTGGCTCATGCCATTGGAAACGTACCCCTGCGTCTGCACGAATGGGGGGTCGATTTTGCTACCTGGTGTTCCTACAAATACCTGAATGGGGGGCCAGGTGCCGTTTCGGGGGTGTTTGTGCACCAGAAACACCACGACCAGCTTTTGCCCAGATTAGCGGGGTGGTGGGGGTATCGGGAAGATAAGCGTTTTGACATGGCGCCCGGTTTTTTACCCGCCCCCGGTGCCGATGGCTGGCAGGTTAGTACGCCCAACATTCTGGCATTATCCCTGCATAGGGCCGCTATTGCTATTACCGCCGAAGCGGGTATCGTTGCCATACGCCAAAAAAGCGAAAAGTTAACGGGCTTTCTGGAATTTGTACTTAGCCCATTCCACGACATTCAGATTCTGACACCCGACGACCCCAACCAGCGCGGGTGTCAGCTATCATTGATCGTTCGGAAAAATGGTAAAGCCTTGTTCAACTACTTAGCAGAACAAGGTATAATTGGCGACTGGCGTGAACCCGACTGTATCCGGCTGGCACCAACGCCCTTATACAACACTTTCGAGGAGGTTTGGCGAGTGGGGGAGGTTATTGGAAAGTTTTAA
- a CDS encoding heavy-metal-associated domain-containing protein: MLRNLFLTALTSLMLMGTLFAGAPTRDDKDKEVKIKTSAICGMCKARIERNLAFEKGVKESDLDVKTKVVTIKYNPAKTDVSKLKANISKTGYDAEEVAADEAGYNKLPSCCKKGGGMAHQ; encoded by the coding sequence ATGTTGCGTAACCTGTTTCTAACTGCCCTGACGTCGCTGATGCTTATGGGCACCCTGTTCGCTGGTGCACCAACCCGCGACGATAAAGACAAAGAAGTAAAAATCAAGACATCGGCCATTTGCGGCATGTGCAAAGCCCGTATTGAACGGAATCTTGCCTTTGAAAAGGGCGTGAAAGAATCCGACCTGGACGTGAAAACGAAAGTTGTAACGATAAAATATAATCCGGCGAAAACGGATGTGTCTAAGCTAAAAGCAAATATTAGCAAAACAGGTTACGATGCCGAAGAAGTAGCGGCTGATGAAGCTGGATATAACAAACTCCCCAGCTGCTGCAAAAAAGGTGGCGGTATGGCTCATCAATAA
- a CDS encoding sialidase family protein: MIQFILSLLISVNWFIGSGHTAGKEVAKGLQPVAITDLDGVAHIVYGRGEVLYYTTTGTGEQFKPSMRIDSLLGLAIGATRGPQIAVNKQSVVITALDKMGNVWAYSRSKSTGQWQKRVRVNDVADIAKEGFVALAAGPANEYTAVWLDLRGDKRNKLVGARSTDGGRTWSVNKTMYQSPDGTICECCQVSAVSQGKQVVLMFRNFINGSRDMYLLTSTDGGQTFGKAEKIGEGTWKLNACPMDGGGMSISPDGNLSTVWRRADKLYTARPGQPEIELATGKNAKIVTTQKGDYIVFQREGQLWKITPGQPQPTAFGSGAYANMTRLSNDRVLCLWEQDGTIRAEII, from the coding sequence ATGATTCAATTTATCCTTAGCTTATTAATTTCCGTAAACTGGTTTATCGGGTCAGGTCATACGGCTGGCAAAGAGGTAGCGAAAGGGTTGCAGCCCGTAGCAATTACTGATCTCGATGGGGTCGCGCACATTGTTTATGGACGCGGTGAAGTGCTATATTATACCACAACAGGCACGGGTGAACAATTTAAGCCATCAATGCGGATAGACAGTTTGCTAGGGCTGGCTATTGGAGCAACACGCGGGCCACAAATTGCCGTTAATAAGCAATCTGTTGTGATTACGGCACTGGACAAGATGGGCAATGTTTGGGCCTACAGCCGCAGCAAGTCTACCGGTCAGTGGCAAAAGCGGGTACGGGTCAATGACGTTGCCGATATTGCTAAAGAAGGCTTTGTGGCGTTGGCGGCCGGGCCAGCCAATGAATATACGGCTGTTTGGCTCGACCTGCGCGGTGATAAACGAAATAAACTTGTTGGTGCTCGTTCGACCGATGGTGGCCGGACGTGGTCGGTGAACAAAACCATGTATCAGTCGCCGGATGGCACAATTTGTGAATGTTGCCAGGTGTCGGCGGTAAGTCAGGGAAAGCAGGTTGTGCTCATGTTTCGCAACTTCATAAACGGTTCGCGCGATATGTACTTGCTCACGTCAACTGATGGCGGGCAAACATTCGGGAAAGCAGAGAAAATAGGCGAGGGGACCTGGAAGCTTAATGCCTGCCCAATGGACGGTGGTGGTATGTCGATCAGTCCCGATGGCAACTTATCAACTGTTTGGCGACGGGCCGACAAACTGTATACGGCCCGACCCGGCCAGCCTGAAATTGAACTGGCTACGGGTAAAAATGCAAAGATAGTTACGACGCAAAAAGGGGATTATATCGTCTTTCAGCGCGAAGGCCAGCTTTGGAAAATCACACCGGGCCAGCCTCAGCCAACGGCCTTTGGCTCTGGCGCCTATGCCAACATGACGCGACTGTCGAATGACCGGGTGCTGTGCCTTTGGGAACAGGATGGCACGATCCGGGCGGAGATTATTTAA
- a CDS encoding four-helix bundle copper-binding protein, translating to METMQHNHSHTDTCFECAEACERCVTACLEMGDSDSKGHDMTACIKLCRDCADICTLCGRLDARGSEFSRDFMVLCAEVCDACAEECEKHAGHHAHCKACAEACRKCAEECRSMSANA from the coding sequence ATGGAAACTATGCAACACAACCACAGCCACACCGATACGTGTTTTGAATGCGCCGAAGCCTGCGAACGCTGCGTAACAGCCTGCCTCGAAATGGGCGATAGCGACAGCAAAGGCCATGACATGACGGCCTGCATTAAACTCTGCCGCGACTGTGCCGACATCTGCACACTCTGTGGCCGTCTGGACGCCAGGGGTTCCGAATTCTCCCGCGATTTTATGGTGTTATGTGCCGAAGTTTGTGACGCCTGCGCCGAAGAATGCGAAAAACATGCCGGTCACCACGCCCATTGCAAAGCCTGCGCTGAAGCTTGCCGGAAATGTGCCGAAGAATGCCGGTCTATGTCTGCCAATGCTTAA
- a CDS encoding glycosyltransferase family 61 protein produces the protein MKQIFLPGVQNQAELTTLVFPPCKAITCQSYVWDFRTGTKKTVQLPYGGIVFNGKILCPDFESYHLVKNFLTARTRTVIDRKTVIVPWSHYLDGIAFGGYYDFVILVAAKMCRIKEALRTQVYTEAVVTYPLFKTAYEQEYLSLIGIEPDHVFDSRLYDVRADRCILANSGHWFYPDPADIFALKKQVEPQLNIARTQQNRIYVSRASRRKVVNEGALLALLEKYDFTIVDDKPRSVAEQVAIYKNASFILGPHGASFTNIIWCEPGTHLFELFPPNLVVDHFSYLARIMEMSYSAYSHPIKMGHTKYHIEEDIFVSTADLEKSLDILFEIV, from the coding sequence GTGAAGCAGATTTTTTTGCCGGGGGTGCAAAATCAGGCTGAGCTGACAACGCTTGTTTTTCCACCCTGTAAAGCAATAACCTGTCAAAGTTATGTCTGGGATTTCCGAACGGGCACGAAAAAAACGGTTCAACTGCCCTATGGTGGGATTGTCTTTAACGGAAAAATCCTCTGCCCGGACTTCGAGAGTTATCATTTGGTCAAGAATTTTCTGACCGCAAGGACACGTACTGTTATTGATCGAAAAACGGTCATTGTGCCCTGGAGTCATTATCTGGATGGCATTGCTTTTGGCGGGTATTATGATTTTGTTATCTTGGTTGCCGCTAAAATGTGCCGCATCAAAGAAGCACTTCGAACGCAGGTTTATACCGAAGCAGTCGTGACTTATCCACTCTTTAAAACGGCTTACGAGCAGGAATACCTTTCCCTGATCGGTATTGAGCCAGACCATGTTTTCGATAGCCGCCTGTACGACGTTCGGGCTGACCGGTGTATACTGGCCAATAGTGGTCACTGGTTTTACCCGGACCCTGCTGATATTTTTGCGTTGAAAAAGCAGGTGGAACCCCAACTAAATATAGCACGAACACAGCAAAATCGAATTTATGTGAGTCGGGCGAGCCGTCGAAAAGTGGTTAATGAGGGTGCTCTGTTGGCATTACTGGAAAAATATGACTTTACCATTGTAGACGACAAGCCCCGATCTGTGGCAGAGCAGGTGGCCATTTATAAAAACGCATCTTTCATTTTGGGACCACACGGAGCATCCTTTACGAACATAATCTGGTGCGAACCCGGAACGCATCTCTTTGAGTTATTTCCCCCGAATCTTGTCGTTGACCATTTTTCGTATTTAGCCAGAATTATGGAAATGAGCTATTCAGCTTATAGCCATCCCATTAAAATGGGCCACACAAAATACCATATCGAAGAGGATATTTTCGTATCAACCGCTGATCTTGAAAAAAGCCTGGATATCCTGTTTGAGATTGTATAA
- a CDS encoding response regulator: MTAVSIYEDNDELRSLLQLLVGSTEGFTVVGAYSNGKRVVEQVAHDQPDVVLMDIDMPGRDGIECVRLLKESNVSIRILMHTVFDDDDRLFACLSSGADGYLLKKDTSTHLLNALSEVVEGGGPMSPGIARRVLKTFLQPPDPKRQQYGITEREQQILQLLTKGYTYRMIGIQCTISVETVRRHLKNIYQKLHVQCGTEAVAKALRERII, encoded by the coding sequence ATGACAGCGGTCTCTATCTATGAAGATAATGATGAACTCCGTTCACTGCTCCAGTTACTGGTCGGAAGTACGGAGGGTTTCACAGTTGTGGGTGCCTACAGCAACGGCAAACGAGTGGTCGAACAGGTAGCTCATGATCAACCCGATGTCGTCTTGATGGATATTGACATGCCGGGGCGGGACGGAATCGAATGTGTTCGGTTGCTGAAAGAATCAAATGTCTCAATCCGAATTTTGATGCACACCGTTTTTGATGATGACGATCGGTTGTTTGCCTGCCTCAGCAGCGGGGCCGATGGTTATTTACTAAAAAAAGATACCTCCACGCACTTGTTAAATGCATTAAGTGAAGTGGTGGAGGGTGGTGGCCCAATGTCGCCGGGTATTGCCCGACGCGTACTGAAAACGTTTTTACAGCCGCCTGATCCCAAACGACAGCAATATGGTATTACTGAACGTGAACAGCAGATTCTTCAACTGTTAACGAAGGGATATACCTACCGGATGATCGGGATTCAATGTACTATTTCTGTGGAAACGGTTCGGCGGCATTTGAAAAATATTTATCAAAAACTTCACGTGCAATGCGGTACCGAAGCCGTTGCTAAAGCTTTACGTGAACGGATTATCTGA
- a CDS encoding sensor histidine kinase: MRRKLLAIVILSLILNGRSLILLYAQTPNVVFNRLTDKDGLPSPTVYSIAKDRQGFMWFGTRRCPVRYDGQSFRNFLFPETYLVSGLAADSTNRMWIASDRGGICIIDPNTLQLTPIPNTPQTTGHFFMSSYGEGWYSTVDGIERINLKTNHIDRYSLRRTTYQGPKVKGFLEDKKHRLWAIGSDNGLFRFDRRTNRFVCILGHDCPDPNRRQKLYLSQGCVDSEGTLWIGAYGHGLLRVDPETEQYTFFKLPNEPNRITCVEEGKDENGKRVLWVGDENGLLAFRADQEQFYRITNLQSGPFQTNVLFRDSGSEILWIGTTNGVFTYNPLDNLIRTVTIPPSLIRQPVLVNVILADQQDTTGQTFWLGLSHTGILRWHRPTNQFTLIRFPHDASETMWFQQTESNQLWVGLREWSYKGDGVLLYDTALKRFVTNSAAKRAGTLFSVPFVDHGLIDKHHRLWVGNNDEGLQVLDLHTGKPLQYWSDSIRSALHKNNNFLTGLAIDKTERIWLSTYNGLYYIAEPGHRFVKADDRQPKTRLPEDLATNAIMLAKNGHLWAARWGSVTESMPDGKIRTILTARNGLYDRENRRLAEDKEGTIWIGNFDGLHSYTTKTGRLLRLTTSDGLSQNNTTAALYVHGGNELFIGQQNGVDYFNITQLHRRATLPPVVITSFHVHEQERPVDPSRPIRLARSDNAFSVGFTTLTFSQLAKTRYACYLEGLDERWNYSGSSYRVYYTNLGPGQYTLHVKAVDSFGNQSRKPLLLAIEILPAYYETWWFRLLIVTLTASLLYGLYRYRIKQLMRVLHIRNRISADLHDEIGSSLSGIGILGTMIKQNLPAGHPSGSMVERIVTEARQVSNSLDDIVWSINPGNDELSSLIARMNRFAAELFEASGITYEISVPDTIQQLTLPMEKRQDFYLIAKEAVNNLVKHARATHASLKISLEHQHLYLTVSDNGVGFDPAAETERNGVRNMQIRATHMHGQLTITSVRGQGTSLHLSFPVSP; this comes from the coding sequence ATGAGAAGAAAACTATTGGCCATAGTAATCCTGTCGTTGATACTGAATGGTCGATCGTTGATTCTGCTCTATGCCCAAACTCCAAATGTAGTATTTAACCGCCTGACAGATAAAGATGGACTTCCAAGCCCAACCGTCTATAGTATTGCCAAAGACCGACAGGGGTTTATGTGGTTTGGTACACGCCGTTGCCCGGTTCGGTACGATGGTCAGTCGTTTCGGAATTTCCTGTTTCCCGAAACTTATTTGGTATCGGGTCTGGCCGCAGATTCTACCAATCGAATGTGGATTGCCAGCGACCGGGGGGGCATCTGTATAATTGATCCCAACACACTACAGCTTACACCGATACCCAATACACCCCAAACGACCGGCCATTTCTTTATGAGTTCGTATGGCGAAGGCTGGTACAGTACCGTCGATGGTATTGAACGAATAAACCTGAAAACCAACCATATAGATCGGTATTCATTACGCCGAACGACCTATCAAGGCCCCAAAGTAAAAGGGTTTCTGGAGGATAAAAAGCACAGACTTTGGGCAATTGGCAGTGATAACGGGTTATTTCGGTTTGATCGTCGAACCAATCGCTTCGTTTGCATACTCGGCCACGATTGCCCTGATCCTAATCGGCGGCAAAAGTTATATCTCAGTCAAGGGTGTGTCGATTCGGAGGGTACCCTATGGATTGGGGCCTATGGGCATGGGCTATTGCGGGTTGATCCGGAAACGGAACAATATACATTTTTTAAGTTGCCCAACGAGCCTAACCGGATCACATGCGTTGAGGAAGGGAAAGATGAAAATGGAAAGCGGGTGCTGTGGGTTGGCGACGAAAATGGTCTGTTGGCGTTTAGAGCCGATCAAGAACAATTTTATCGAATAACAAACCTCCAGTCTGGTCCCTTTCAAACCAATGTGCTGTTTCGGGATTCTGGTAGTGAAATTTTATGGATTGGTACCACAAATGGTGTTTTTACCTACAACCCGCTGGATAACCTCATCCGAACCGTAACTATTCCACCCTCCCTGATTCGTCAGCCCGTGCTGGTTAACGTTATTTTGGCTGACCAGCAGGACACCACCGGCCAAACATTTTGGCTTGGTCTGTCGCATACAGGTATTCTTCGCTGGCACCGACCTACCAATCAGTTTACGCTGATTCGATTTCCACACGACGCGTCAGAAACCATGTGGTTTCAACAGACCGAGTCGAACCAGCTTTGGGTTGGACTTCGGGAGTGGAGCTACAAAGGCGATGGGGTGCTTCTTTACGATACCGCGCTGAAGCGGTTTGTAACAAACTCTGCGGCAAAACGGGCAGGCACCCTGTTTTCAGTGCCCTTTGTCGACCACGGCCTGATCGACAAACATCACCGGTTATGGGTAGGAAACAACGACGAAGGGCTACAGGTACTAGATCTGCACACAGGCAAACCCCTGCAGTATTGGTCAGACTCGATACGCAGTGCGCTACATAAAAACAATAATTTTCTGACAGGACTGGCCATCGATAAGACCGAACGAATCTGGTTATCTACCTATAATGGGTTGTATTACATAGCAGAACCCGGGCATCGGTTTGTAAAGGCCGACGACCGGCAGCCTAAAACACGCTTGCCGGAAGACCTCGCTACTAATGCCATTATGCTGGCGAAAAATGGCCATTTGTGGGCTGCCCGATGGGGGAGTGTCACAGAAAGTATGCCTGATGGTAAAATTCGCACGATTCTAACAGCCCGTAATGGCCTGTACGACCGCGAAAACCGGAGACTCGCCGAGGATAAAGAGGGGACCATCTGGATTGGCAATTTCGACGGACTTCATAGCTATACTACCAAAACCGGTCGGCTCCTGCGGTTGACCACCAGCGATGGGCTGAGCCAGAATAATACGACGGCTGCGCTTTATGTACACGGCGGCAACGAGCTATTTATTGGACAACAAAATGGGGTGGACTACTTCAATATTACTCAACTGCATCGGCGGGCGACCCTGCCACCGGTTGTGATTACCTCGTTTCATGTTCATGAACAGGAGCGCCCTGTCGACCCTTCCCGCCCGATTCGACTGGCCCGCTCTGATAATGCGTTCAGTGTTGGGTTTACTACCTTAACCTTTAGTCAGTTAGCTAAAACCAGGTACGCCTGTTATCTGGAAGGGCTGGATGAACGATGGAATTATAGCGGCTCTTCTTACCGAGTTTACTACACAAATTTAGGGCCGGGGCAGTATACCTTACACGTGAAAGCTGTTGATTCCTTTGGTAACCAGAGCCGGAAGCCACTTCTTTTGGCAATCGAGATTCTGCCCGCCTATTACGAAACCTGGTGGTTTCGGTTGTTGATAGTTACATTAACGGCCAGTCTTTTATATGGTCTATACCGCTATCGAATCAAGCAATTAATGCGTGTACTGCACATCAGAAACAGAATTTCAGCCGACTTACACGACGAAATTGGTTCATCGCTGAGTGGCATTGGTATACTGGGCACTATGATTAAGCAAAATCTCCCGGCCGGGCATCCTTCCGGTTCGATGGTTGAACGGATCGTTACCGAAGCCCGGCAGGTAAGCAACTCCCTAGATGATATTGTATGGAGTATCAATCCAGGTAATGATGAACTGAGCAGCCTGATTGCCCGAATGAATCGTTTTGCTGCTGAGTTATTTGAAGCGTCAGGTATCACTTATGAGATTTCAGTTCCCGATACGATTCAACAATTGACCCTACCGATGGAAAAGCGGCAGGATTTTTATTTGATTGCGAAAGAAGCAGTCAACAATCTGGTTAAACATGCCCGGGCTACTCATGCTTCGTTGAAAATAAGTCTGGAACATCAGCATCTGTACTTAACCGTTTCAGATAACGGAGTTGGGTTCGATCCAGCCGCTGAAACAGAACGAAATGGCGTTCGTAATATGCAGATACGGGCAACGCATATGCATGGCCAATTAACGATTACGTCTGTGCGGGGGCAGGGTACATCGCTTCACCTCAGCTTTCCGGTATCACCCTGA
- a CDS encoding glycoside hydrolase family 5 protein, translated as MKTTLIGLLFLTGIGLQNCKNQTDDSTTAMPTLPNKPGFYVNDRFLYDPCGTKITLRGVNKMNIWTDRSGSSFSEIAQTGANCVRIVWKALEDDGQPTKAADLDNLITACVAQHMIPMVEAHDATGDWSMLGQMVTFWKRADIVAVIQKHQKYLLLNIANECGDDQVTDAQFTQGYTSAVQQLRQAGIHTPLVIDGTDYGKNLEQLVRVGPDVIQADPDKNLLFSVHTYWPIAFGATPQFIKDQFQAAVNAGLPFIVGEFAAYGAYAGGESICGPKGQVDYKTILSEAQRLDIGWLVWEWGPGNVGGGDPLCVVMDMTTTSTFSTLKGWGKEVALTHAASIQKTAIRSPFLVNNHLCK; from the coding sequence ATGAAAACGACCCTCATCGGCTTGCTTTTCCTGACTGGTATTGGTTTGCAAAACTGTAAGAATCAGACCGATGATTCGACGACAGCTATGCCTACGCTACCAAATAAACCAGGATTTTACGTGAACGACCGTTTTTTATACGACCCTTGCGGAACGAAGATCACGCTGCGGGGCGTGAATAAGATGAACATCTGGACGGATCGATCCGGGAGTTCGTTTTCGGAAATTGCACAAACCGGTGCCAACTGCGTGCGCATTGTCTGGAAAGCGCTGGAAGATGATGGCCAGCCGACTAAAGCCGCCGACCTCGACAACCTGATTACGGCCTGCGTGGCCCAGCACATGATTCCGATGGTCGAAGCCCATGATGCCACCGGCGACTGGAGCATGCTGGGGCAGATGGTTACCTTCTGGAAACGGGCCGACATTGTAGCCGTTATTCAGAAACATCAGAAATACCTGTTACTGAACATTGCCAATGAGTGTGGCGACGATCAGGTGACGGATGCTCAATTTACGCAGGGGTACACCAGTGCCGTTCAGCAGCTTCGCCAGGCGGGTATTCATACGCCCCTTGTTATCGACGGAACAGACTATGGCAAAAACCTCGAACAACTGGTTCGTGTGGGGCCAGACGTGATTCAGGCCGATCCGGATAAGAACCTGCTCTTTTCAGTACATACCTATTGGCCCATTGCCTTTGGCGCTACGCCACAATTCATCAAGGATCAGTTTCAGGCCGCAGTCAACGCCGGGTTGCCGTTTATCGTGGGCGAGTTTGCGGCTTACGGTGCGTATGCAGGTGGTGAGAGTATTTGCGGTCCCAAAGGTCAGGTTGATTATAAAACGATCCTTTCCGAAGCCCAGCGGCTCGACATTGGCTGGCTGGTTTGGGAATGGGGGCCGGGCAACGTTGGCGGGGGCGATCCGCTTTGTGTTGTTATGGACATGACAACCACGAGTACATTCAGCACCCTGAAGGGATGGGGTAAAGAAGTGGCGCTTACCCATGCAGCCAGCATTCAGAAAACGGCTATCCGATCCCCTTTTCTAGTCAACAACCACCTCTGCAAATAA
- a CDS encoding GPW/gp25 family protein: MPHPYYALPLRLEEILQRKQHPTCSLPQSIAQNLYLILTTHFAESRFDESFGCSLWDEDFSNQTSSRWKEDIRQSIETSVAKHEKRLNQVRIRVDLADQEIQLTRTNRRVKRRLSVWIDGLLTRTNESFSFQRSLFLAPLSTE; the protein is encoded by the coding sequence ATGCCTCATCCCTACTATGCACTGCCGCTCCGACTGGAGGAAATCCTGCAACGCAAACAGCACCCAACGTGCTCTCTGCCGCAGTCGATTGCCCAGAATCTGTATCTGATTCTTACGACCCACTTTGCCGAGTCGCGGTTTGATGAATCATTCGGGTGCAGTTTATGGGATGAAGATTTTTCCAATCAAACCAGTAGCCGGTGGAAAGAAGACATCCGGCAGTCGATAGAAACATCGGTCGCCAAACACGAAAAACGGCTCAACCAGGTGCGAATACGGGTTGATCTGGCCGATCAGGAAATACAACTCACTCGAACGAATCGCCGGGTAAAACGGCGGCTGAGTGTCTGGATTGATGGGTTACTGACCCGCACAAACGAATCATTTTCATTTCAACGGAGTCTGTTTCTGGCTCCACTGTCAACCGAATAA